ACATATCCAGCGGAAAAAGTGGCTCGGCTAATCGTGACCTTGTATGAACACCGAGATAGACAAACACAACTGAGAAGTAGCCCACCCATTGACGTAGATGGAAAAGGCGCTTGTCGTATTGCTGATTATATTACTCAAGGAATATGCGCGGATCCTCTATTATTACCTGAGCCTGTAAAAGTGTCGCCTGAAGTGGTATCAAAGATAAGTAGCTCACTTCAAGTTCGAACTATTACTGATGGTGATATAAATCGATATTTAGCGGCGCGTAATCGTCAGGAAAATATGTGGCGAATGACAATAACTGACACGATTAAACCCATCGACCATTATACGTGGTGGTACAATAATCAACGCCATTCTTATGTGCTGGAACAAGATAACGAGCCGTTAGTATATGTATGGCACCAAGTGTATCGTCATAATAATAAAGAGTATTTATTCGGTGGGTGGTTTGCTGCGAGTGATAAAGTTAACTTCGTTCACGCACAACTGATCCTAAAATGGCAATTGACCTATTGCCATGATTTACACCCTGAAGCGGTTTGGGTTGCCGTGATCAATAAAGACAATAAGTTCGTCAACTTGCTGAATCAAAAAGAAGGGTTTGTTGCCTTAAGAACGGATTCAGAAGCGTATCTAGTTACTCAGCAACTATTCTCTCAAGCATCACAGGAAGAGTTTAATTATGTTGCAAAGTTCCCCGTCGGCGGAGGCTAAAATGGATGGAATTTATTCAATCTTCAAACGTAACGTTTTATCGATGCCAGATAAAACGGCGGTGATATTTAAACATACGTGCCTAAGTTACCGAGAGTTAGACGATAAAGTTTGTCGATTAACATCCTATTTTTTTCAGATGGGGCTAACACCTGGTCACCGAGTTGCGCTGTTTGCACCCAATGGTATTGAATACCCGATTGTCCTGATGGCAGCTGCCAAAATGGGGTTAGCGATTGTGCCATTGCCAATGAGTTTAAAGGGCGCGGCATTAGAAGTTGCGTTAAAGAAAACGCCTGTTGCTGCTGTATTAGCTTGGCCAACCATTAGTAAAGTGTTACTTGAGAAAGATTTGGTAGAACGAGATAAGCTGATCAGTTTTGAAAAAAGCGTTGCTGGGGAGGTTACCTGGCAGCAAGTATTTTTAGAGCCCTGTGTTGATACGTCGACAGATTTGAAAAACGATATTGACGTACATGCGCCGTTTATACTGACCATGACATCTGGCTCGACTGGCGCACCTAAACCGATTGTTCTAAGTCAGCACTGTAAGGTGCAAAGAGCCATTGAAGCAACACAAAATTACTATGGCTTAGATAAACAAGACAAAGTATTGGTTGCAACACCACTTTATCATTCCTTAGCTCAGCGCGGCGTGCTTATGCCTTTAATGTTGGGCGCAACCACGGTGATCATGGTGAAGTTTGTGCTGCAAAGCTGGTTAGATGCGATTGAAACACATCACATCAGTTTCCTGTTTGCAGTGTCTGCACAGTTGGAGAGTCTACTGTCTTATCGAGGTCCTGAGTTCGATTTGAGTTCACTGCGGTGTTTGGTGTCGTCGTCAGCGGTGCTAAATGCTGATTCTAAAAAGGCATTACTAGAGAAACTCGATTGCGCCTTTCATGAATGTTATGGTGCATCTGAGGTGGGCGTAGTAACGGATTTTTGTGTATCGGATCTGCCAAACAAAAATGGCAGTGTTGGAAAACCACTGCCATTTGTAGATATAAAAATCTGTTCTCCTGAGCGTGCTCTGCTTGATGCAGGCCAGATTGGTGAAATTGCCTGCAAGACAATTACAGGCTTCAGTGGCTATCATAAAATGCCTGATGCGACTCATGAGGCGTATGATGCGCAAGGTTATTTTTATACTGGTGATTTGGGGTATATTGATGAACAGGGATATTTATACTACGTTGGCAGAAAGAAAGAAGTGATCTCCAGTGGAGGGATAAATATCTTTCCACAAGATATTGAATCTGTGATAAAGCGTCATCCCGACATTATTGAATGTGTCGCATTTGGTGTTGAAGAGCCTCAGTTGGGTGAGATTATCAAAGTCGTTTATGAACAGCGTAGTGATGAATCATTAGATAAAGTACTGCGCTTAATGTGTTTGCAGGAACTGACGGATTATCAGCAGCCCAGACACTTGGTGAGATTACCCGAAATGCCACGAAATCAAATGGGTAAAGTTTTAAGAAATGATGTGAAGTTACAAAACCAATAAGAGAGTGAAGGCTTGTCCTTCACTCTCTTATGTTTACTTTATGTTTTCCCAGCTACCAGATTCATTTGAACGCGTAGCCGCCTCAAATAATGCGAGGCCATCACGAGCTTGTTCAAATCCAAATACATACTCGTTTGTATTCGTTGTTTTATCTAAGTAGCTAACAAGCGCGTGGTGAATGTCGGTGTATAAATTGGCAAATGCTTCGACAAACCCAGTTGGGTGGCCAGGCTTCATTCGATTGTACCTGAATTGATTCGCGTACTGACATTGACCCGCTCTATCGAGGATCTCTCTGCGGCCGTCGTTATAATTTAACTCAAGCTCATCTGGGTTTAATTGATACCAAGTTGCACTGCCCTCGGTCCCATAGACGCGCACTTTAAGCCCATTTCTATGACCTATGGCTGTTTTAGACATCCACATGCTACCGGTGACGTTGTTGGGATACTTAAGCAGCATTTGCACGTCATCGACTAAGTTAGTGTACTCTGAGTGTGTTGCAAACAGAGCGCTGGTTTTTTCAGGTTCTAAGTCGAGTAAGTAACTAGAAAGGTGGTGTAGGTGTACACCTAAATCAAGACAAATAGTAGGAACTGCGTAGTCTTTCAATCGCCAAGCCTGAGGAGGTGATGCCTTACCTGCGATGGCTGGTGGCCTTTTGAACCCTTCTTGTGGCATCTCTAAGTGGATTTTCTGAATCACACCGAGTTTATTGTGTTGTATCAGGTTTTTGAGCTCTCTGACCATGGCATAGCCGGAGTAGTTAAATGTCACAGCAAGAAAGTGCTTTTTGGCATCGTATAGTGCTGCAAGCTGCTGCACTTCATCACTGCCGCATACCAAAGACTTTTCGCATATAGTCGGAATATTAAGTTTAAAGAGTGCTTCAAGTACTTCCAAATGATGGGGAGTGGGGGTGAGCACCACAACTGCATCAATGTGATTTCGCTCTTGCTGGAGCATTTCTTGCCAGTCATCATAGGTATGTTCATCAGCAATACCCCATTGCTGCGCAGTCAGTTGATTGTGCTTTTTGTCGCGGCTAAATGCACCTGCAACGACTTTAAACCGGTTATCTAATTGGGCGGCTGAAAAGTGCACATAACCTACAGCTGAATTTGCGCCGCCCCCGATGAATGCGAGTTTTAAACAGCGATTTGACATGAATTTTTCCTATAGTTGATCATCGCTCAATACGTCGAGCACATCGACGAGCGTAGCAACGATATATTCCTGTTCCTGCTGAGTTAATTCAGGGAATAAAGGTAAAGTGATTGCACTATGGTAGTAAGCCTCTGCATTAGGGCAGTAACCTTGGGAGAAACCTTGTTGACGGTAATATGGTTGTAAATAAATCGGAATGTAATGTACATGGCAAAATATATTTTTTGCTCTTAATTCTTTGACTAAGTGTTCGTGTAACTCGCCAGTGCAGTCAACAATTCGAACCACATAAAGGTGATACGCATTGTACACGCCACCACATTGCTTTAAAGGGTGAACGTTTGCATGTGCGTCAAACAGAGTATCATAGTAATTAGCAAGTGTATTTCGTTTGCTAACAAATTGGTTTAATTGCTTAAGTTGAGAGGCCCCAAGTGCAGCATGTAGGTCTGTCATTCGATAGTTAAAACCTAGTACTTGCTGCTCATAATACCAGGGTCCGTGCGGGTCATTCTCCAGCAGACTAGGATCTGCCGTTACACCATGACTACGGTACAACTTTAATTTCGCATCCAATGCCTTATTGTTGGTCAATGCCATTCCACCTTCTGCAGAAGTGACAATTTTGACAGGATGAAAACTAAAAATACAGATGTCAGAATACTGGCAGTTACCAACAGGGCTATTTTTATATTTCCCACCGACAGCATGAGATGCATCTTCGATGATTTTAAAGTCGTATTGCTTAGCAAGTGTATGAATTGCTGCCATGTCGCAAGACTGTCCAGCAAAGTGAACAGGAATTACTACTTTAGGAAGCGTGTTATTTTGCTGTGCGATTTCTAGTTTTGCAGCGAGTGTTTGTGCGCAT
This genomic window from Pseudoalteromonas luteoviolacea contains:
- a CDS encoding class I adenylate-forming enzyme family protein — encoded protein: MDGIYSIFKRNVLSMPDKTAVIFKHTCLSYRELDDKVCRLTSYFFQMGLTPGHRVALFAPNGIEYPIVLMAAAKMGLAIVPLPMSLKGAALEVALKKTPVAAVLAWPTISKVLLEKDLVERDKLISFEKSVAGEVTWQQVFLEPCVDTSTDLKNDIDVHAPFILTMTSGSTGAPKPIVLSQHCKVQRAIEATQNYYGLDKQDKVLVATPLYHSLAQRGVLMPLMLGATTVIMVKFVLQSWLDAIETHHISFLFAVSAQLESLLSYRGPEFDLSSLRCLVSSSAVLNADSKKALLEKLDCAFHECYGASEVGVVTDFCVSDLPNKNGSVGKPLPFVDIKICSPERALLDAGQIGEIACKTITGFSGYHKMPDATHEAYDAQGYFYTGDLGYIDEQGYLYYVGRKKEVISSGGINIFPQDIESVIKRHPDIIECVAFGVEEPQLGEIIKVVYEQRSDESLDKVLRLMCLQELTDYQQPRHLVRLPEMPRNQMGKVLRNDVKLQNQ
- a CDS encoding Gfo/Idh/MocA family protein, with the translated sequence MSNRCLKLAFIGGGANSAVGYVHFSAAQLDNRFKVVAGAFSRDKKHNQLTAQQWGIADEHTYDDWQEMLQQERNHIDAVVVLTPTPHHLEVLEALFKLNIPTICEKSLVCGSDEVQQLAALYDAKKHFLAVTFNYSGYAMVRELKNLIQHNKLGVIQKIHLEMPQEGFKRPPAIAGKASPPQAWRLKDYAVPTICLDLGVHLHHLSSYLLDLEPEKTSALFATHSEYTNLVDDVQMLLKYPNNVTGSMWMSKTAIGHRNGLKVRVYGTEGSATWYQLNPDELELNYNDGRREILDRAGQCQYANQFRYNRMKPGHPTGFVEAFANLYTDIHHALVSYLDKTTNTNEYVFGFEQARDGLALFEAATRSNESGSWENIK
- the pseC gene encoding UDP-4-amino-4,6-dideoxy-N-acetyl-beta-L-altrosamine transaminase gives rise to the protein MIPYGKQAISQQDIDAVIEVLNSPWLTQGPKVPEFEAAVSQYCQVNFATAVNSATSALHIACLALGVGHNDIVWTSPNSFVASANCALYCGAKVDFVDIDPHTGNLCAQTLAAKLEIAQQNNTLPKVVIPVHFAGQSCDMAAIHTLAKQYDFKIIEDASHAVGGKYKNSPVGNCQYSDICIFSFHPVKIVTSAEGGMALTNNKALDAKLKLYRSHGVTADPSLLENDPHGPWYYEQQVLGFNYRMTDLHAALGASQLKQLNQFVSKRNTLANYYDTLFDAHANVHPLKQCGGVYNAYHLYVVRIVDCTGELHEHLVKELRAKNIFCHVHYIPIYLQPYYRQQGFSQGYCPNAEAYYHSAITLPLFPELTQQEQEYIVATLVDVLDVLSDDQL